A window of the Bacillus andreraoultii genome harbors these coding sequences:
- a CDS encoding Na(+)/H(+) antiporter subunit C, with product METLMAFVVGLLFTIGTYLILTKQLLRIVLGLSIISHAVNLLILTSGGLKTGSAPLLDEASRGFTDPLPQALILTAIVINFAVTAVLLVLSYRSYKSFGTDDMEKLRGNADE from the coding sequence TTGGAAACGTTAATGGCATTTGTTGTCGGCCTACTATTTACCATTGGAACCTATTTAATTTTAACAAAACAATTGTTGCGCATCGTATTAGGATTGTCGATTATTAGTCATGCAGTTAACTTATTAATTTTAACTTCTGGTGGTTTAAAAACTGGGAGTGCACCGTTACTTGATGAGGCAAGTAGAGGATTTACCGATCCATTGCCACAAGCATTAATTTTAACCGCAATTGTAATAAACTTTGCTGTTACTGCCGTGTTACTCGTATTAAGTTATCGTTCATATAAAAGTTTTGGTACAGACGATATGGAAAAGTTAAGGGGAAATGCTGATGAATAA
- a CDS encoding L-lactate dehydrogenase: MLNKVSKVVLIGTGAVGASYAFALLNQGIPGQLVLIDMNKDKSEGDAMDLNHGLPFAPARMKIWYGDYSDCKDADIVVITAGAAQKPGETRLDLVEKNTKIMKNIVEQVMESGFNGIFIVASNPVDILTYATWKFSGLPKERVIGSGTILDTARLRYLLGHYFNVDARNVHAYIIGEHGDTELPVWSSAGIGTIPIFDWLRKSSDYKIDDLNKIFVDARDAAYQIIEKKGATYYGIAMALVRLTKAILHDEHSILTVSTYLDGEYGHENVFIGVPAIVTRNGISDVIKMELDATEKKKFNHSVEVLKETMNNSSISLT; the protein is encoded by the coding sequence ATGCTAAATAAAGTAAGTAAAGTTGTTCTTATTGGTACTGGTGCAGTTGGTGCAAGTTATGCATTTGCCTTGTTAAATCAAGGAATCCCAGGCCAACTTGTGTTAATCGATATGAATAAAGATAAATCAGAAGGGGATGCAATGGATTTAAATCATGGACTTCCTTTTGCCCCTGCACGTATGAAGATTTGGTATGGAGATTATTCAGATTGCAAAGATGCAGATATTGTAGTGATTACGGCAGGTGCTGCACAAAAGCCAGGGGAAACGCGGTTGGATCTTGTTGAGAAAAATACAAAGATTATGAAGAATATCGTTGAACAAGTTATGGAAAGTGGCTTTAATGGTATCTTTATTGTAGCATCAAATCCGGTAGATATTCTTACTTATGCAACATGGAAATTTTCTGGATTACCAAAAGAGAGAGTCATTGGTTCGGGAACGATTTTAGATACGGCTCGGCTTCGCTATTTACTCGGTCATTATTTCAATGTCGATGCAAGGAATGTGCATGCTTATATTATCGGGGAGCATGGAGATACGGAATTGCCCGTTTGGAGTAGTGCAGGCATTGGTACGATTCCTATATTCGACTGGTTACGAAAAAGCTCTGACTATAAAATTGATGACTTGAATAAAATTTTTGTTGATGCACGGGATGCTGCTTATCAAATAATCGAGAAAAAAGGTGCGACCTATTATGGAATTGCCATGGCACTCGTTCGATTAACGAAAGCAATCCTTCATGACGAACATTCCATTTTAACGGTTTCTACATATTTAGATGGAGAGTACGGTCATGAGAATGTGTTTATTGGTGTTCCAGCAATAGTCACGAGAAATGGAATTAGTGATGTAATAAAAATGGAACTAGATGCAACGGAGAAGAAAAAATTTAATCATTCAGTAGAAGTATTAAAAGAAACAATGAATAACAGTAGTATTTCATTAACTTAA
- a CDS encoding Na(+)/H(+) antiporter subunit B produces the protein MKQNDVILQSVTKVAVVIILTFSIYLFLNGHHYPGGGFIGGLSTASAIILLYLAFDIEEVSKNIPIDFKKLAAFGVLIALITGVFGLLSNQPFLTQSIGNMNIPLFGEIEITSALFFDTGVAFAVIGTAVTIILSISEDDSLWKR, from the coding sequence ATGAAGCAAAATGATGTCATTTTACAAAGTGTGACTAAAGTTGCCGTAGTTATTATTTTGACGTTTTCTATCTATCTGTTTTTAAACGGACATCATTATCCTGGTGGTGGATTTATTGGGGGATTAAGCACGGCATCGGCAATCATTCTTCTTTATTTAGCTTTCGATATTGAAGAAGTGAGTAAAAATATTCCGATTGATTTTAAAAAATTAGCAGCATTCGGTGTTCTCATTGCGTTAATTACAGGTGTTTTTGGTCTACTCTCTAATCAGCCTTTTTTAACTCAATCCATTGGAAACATGAATATCCCATTATTTGGTGAGATAGAAATTACTTCGGCATTGTTTTTTGATACAGGTGTTGCTTTTGCTGTAATAGGGACGGCTGTTACTATCATTTTAAGTATAAGTGAGGATGATTCCCTTTGGAAACGTTAA
- a CDS encoding Na+/H+ antiporter subunit D has protein sequence MNNLLILPILIPLLTGMVLILFKNHISLHRVVSIVSLLITAVFSVVLMRQIQVSGIQTLQLGGWEAPFGISLVGDMFAVLLVLTTTIVSICCVLYAFHSIGKEREQNYFYPLVLFLITGVNGSFLTGDLFNLYVFFEVFLVASYVLITLGGEKNQLRESLKYIMINVLSSAFFLVGIAYLYSITGTLNLAHLSIRIADAGQDGLLTTISFLFLIVFSLKAGLFLFYWLPGSYSAPPTAIAAIFAALLTKVGIYAIFRMFTLIFYHEQQVTHTFIGMLAAVTMVLGIMGAVGYWDLKKILTYNVIISVGFILIGLVAFTLDGFMGSIYYLIHDMIIKALVFLIGGTIIQITGTSNLKEISGLIRTHPALGWMFFIAALSMVGIPPLSGFLGKFLITKGSFTALVFWLGGLGLLASLFILYSLMKIFMNGFWGETILSEDEEKGTTKGLILPIALLTVISVALGVGAESIHTYVTIAAESLLDPNLYISAVFGK, from the coding sequence ATGAATAACCTATTGATTTTGCCAATACTAATCCCGTTGCTAACCGGTATGGTTCTCATTTTATTTAAAAATCATATTTCGCTTCATCGAGTTGTAAGTATTGTTTCGCTTCTAATAACAGCTGTTTTTTCAGTCGTATTAATGAGACAAATTCAAGTGAGTGGTATACAAACTTTGCAATTAGGTGGTTGGGAGGCTCCTTTTGGGATTAGTTTAGTTGGTGATATGTTTGCAGTCTTACTTGTTTTAACAACGACAATTGTTTCTATTTGTTGTGTTCTTTATGCCTTTCATTCAATCGGTAAAGAAAGGGAACAAAATTATTTTTACCCGCTCGTCCTATTTTTAATTACCGGTGTCAATGGATCGTTTTTAACAGGGGACTTATTTAACTTATATGTTTTCTTTGAAGTGTTTTTAGTTGCTTCTTATGTATTGATTACATTAGGTGGTGAGAAGAATCAGCTACGTGAATCATTGAAGTATATAATGATTAATGTTTTATCCTCTGCATTCTTCCTAGTCGGTATTGCGTATTTGTATTCCATTACTGGCACGTTAAATCTTGCTCATTTATCTATTCGAATTGCGGACGCGGGACAAGATGGGCTATTAACGACCATATCATTTTTATTTTTAATTGTGTTTAGTTTAAAAGCAGGGCTATTTCTCTTTTATTGGTTACCTGGTTCCTATAGTGCGCCACCCACTGCGATTGCTGCAATTTTCGCAGCGTTATTAACAAAAGTAGGAATTTATGCGATTTTTCGGATGTTTACGCTTATTTTTTATCATGAACAACAAGTTACCCATACGTTTATTGGTATGTTAGCAGCAGTAACAATGGTTCTCGGTATCATGGGGGCTGTTGGTTATTGGGATTTGAAAAAGATCTTAACATACAATGTAATTATTAGTGTTGGGTTTATCCTTATTGGACTTGTGGCATTTACGTTAGATGGTTTTATGGGGTCGATTTATTATTTAATCCACGATATGATCATAAAAGCGCTCGTCTTTTTAATTGGTGGGACAATCATTCAGATAACAGGGACAAGCAATTTAAAAGAGATTAGTGGGTTAATTCGAACTCATCCCGCACTTGGTTGGATGTTCTTTATTGCCGCACTTTCCATGGTCGGGATTCCTCCACTTAGTGGTTTTCTTGGTAAGTTTCTAATTACAAAAGGAAGTTTTACAGCTTTAGTCTTCTGGCTAGGGGGATTAGGATTACTAGCAAGTTTATTTATCCTTTATTCGTTAATGAAAATCTTTATGAACGGCTTTTGGGGCGAAACAATATTAAGTGAAGATGAAGAAAAAGGGACAACAAAAGGACTCATCTTGCCAATCGCTCTTTTAACAGTAATTAGTGTCGCACTTGGTGTTGGCGCAGAAAGTATTCACACGTATGTCACCATTGCAGCTGAAAGTTTACTCGATCCCAATCTTTATATTTCTGCCGTATTTGGAAAGTAG
- a CDS encoding universal stress protein has protein sequence MENKNFYHECILVCVYYGPNGERLIRRGCQIANMMKAPLYILTVDPKPFDELDAEKVLYIEQWKKLAESHPSAQFILIDNEKRPVSKVIAEVARKRQITQIILGQTAQSRWEQITKGSIINSLLNEIPFVDLHIISVARYIKDEEGLFEKGIRAYIIKSGNQYQLTFSHTKDVDYEGIFFKEVGTDFDNGIFRFIKGWETLQVQVSDGIVKELKNIDLHTLNLSEED, from the coding sequence ATGGAAAATAAAAATTTTTATCATGAGTGTATTTTAGTCTGTGTTTATTACGGACCGAATGGAGAGAGGTTAATTAGACGCGGTTGTCAAATTGCAAATATGATGAAGGCGCCCCTTTATATTTTAACCGTCGATCCAAAACCTTTTGACGAATTAGATGCTGAAAAAGTCCTTTATATTGAACAATGGAAAAAGTTAGCTGAGTCCCATCCATCGGCACAATTTATTCTTATTGATAACGAAAAACGACCCGTATCAAAAGTAATTGCAGAAGTTGCTCGAAAACGACAAATTACTCAAATTATTCTCGGGCAAACTGCACAAAGCCGTTGGGAACAAATTACAAAAGGTTCAATTATTAACTCGCTATTAAACGAGATTCCTTTTGTCGACTTACACATTATCTCGGTTGCCCGCTATATTAAGGATGAAGAAGGCTTGTTCGAAAAAGGAATTCGCGCATATATTATTAAATCCGGTAATCAATATCAATTGACCTTTAGCCATACGAAAGATGTTGATTATGAAGGAATATTTTTTAAAGAGGTCGGAACTGATTTTGACAACGGGATTTTCCGGTTTATTAAAGGTTGGGAAACGTTACAAGTACAAGTATCCGATGGTATTGTAAAAGAGTTAAAAAACATTGATTTACACACACTAAACTTGAGTGAAGAAGACTAA
- a CDS encoding MFS transporter, with translation MAKIALERKNSTEITVEKIWTKDFILICLANFFIFLGFQMTLPTIPLFIEELGGKDQLIGLAVGIFTFSALFIRPYAGQALETKGRKMIYLSGLFIFVFSVGSFSLTTSILFLFVMRMIQGVGWGLSTTASGTIATDIIPSKRRGEGLGYYGLAGNLALAFGPSLGLILAGQISFQWLFIVCGLLGLIAFILSSFISYKKVEKQKEKTFTPKWDFYEKSALEPSLLLFFITVTFGGIATFLPLYTVEKGISGIQMYFFIYAMALMVTRTFAGKIYDRKGHRAVFLPGTLLIFIAMLLLAWLGSQFILFVAATLYGFGFGMVQPALQAWAVERSPKNRRGMANATFFSLFDLGVGIGAIVFGQIAHSLNYASIYKASAVSVLLSIVYYIHILKKEKRNLQQQVET, from the coding sequence ATGGCAAAAATAGCATTAGAAAGGAAAAATTCAACCGAGATTACCGTAGAAAAAATCTGGACAAAAGATTTTATTCTTATCTGCTTAGCAAACTTTTTTATTTTTTTAGGCTTTCAAATGACACTCCCGACCATTCCATTATTCATAGAAGAATTAGGTGGTAAAGATCAGTTAATCGGACTCGCTGTTGGCATTTTTACATTTTCAGCGTTATTTATTCGTCCATATGCAGGTCAAGCTTTAGAAACAAAAGGAAGAAAAATGATATACTTGTCTGGTTTATTCATCTTTGTTTTCTCTGTTGGATCATTTAGCTTAACGACGAGTATTTTATTTCTTTTTGTTATGCGAATGATTCAAGGAGTTGGCTGGGGGTTATCAACAACTGCATCGGGGACAATTGCAACAGACATCATCCCGAGTAAACGACGTGGTGAAGGATTAGGATACTATGGTTTAGCAGGAAATTTGGCCCTTGCATTCGGTCCGTCACTGGGATTAATTTTAGCTGGGCAAATTTCTTTTCAATGGTTATTTATTGTTTGTGGTTTATTAGGTTTAATAGCTTTTATTTTGTCTTCTTTTATTTCTTATAAAAAAGTTGAAAAGCAAAAAGAAAAAACGTTTACACCAAAATGGGATTTTTACGAAAAATCAGCATTAGAACCGTCGCTGTTACTATTTTTCATTACTGTTACTTTTGGAGGGATTGCAACTTTTCTTCCGTTATATACGGTTGAGAAGGGAATTTCCGGAATTCAAATGTATTTTTTTATTTATGCCATGGCGCTAATGGTAACAAGAACTTTTGCAGGAAAGATATACGATCGTAAAGGGCATCGAGCGGTGTTTCTTCCTGGGACACTACTTATATTTATTGCAATGCTACTATTAGCTTGGCTAGGCAGTCAATTTATTTTATTTGTTGCTGCTACTTTATATGGTTTTGGTTTTGGAATGGTTCAGCCGGCATTACAAGCATGGGCTGTTGAACGTTCACCGAAAAACCGACGGGGGATGGCGAATGCAACATTTTTCTCTTTATTTGATTTAGGTGTAGGGATTGGTGCCATTGTTTTTGGACAAATTGCTCATAGTCTTAATTATGCAAGTATTTACAAAGCCTCTGCTGTGTCTGTTTTATTATCAATAGTGTATTACATACATATTTTAAAAAAAGAAAAACGGAATTTACAACAGCAAGTCGAGACATAA
- a CDS encoding Na+/H+ antiporter subunit A, protein MNSISILVFLPFFAAICIPLIYKFLRRKIHLGWFVLIVPIIIFLQIIRKVTSVASGDTFLETISWLPSIGINLVFYVDGLALLFGLLISGIGMLVILYSIFYLSKVREELHNFYFYLMLFMGAMLGLVFSDNLFVLYGFWELTSISSFLLIAYWYERKSSRNGALKSLMITVFGGLCMLAGFVLLANMADTYSIRELIHHVAAIKNHVLYVPALICILLGAFTKSAQFPFGIWLPDAMEAPTPVSAYLHSATMVKAGIYLVARLTPVFAGSATWFWLVSGIGIITLLYGSITAVRQTDLKALLAYSTISQLGLIMSLLGLGSLAFTYQPDDQKAVYFSVAIFAAIFHLFNHSTFKGSLFMVVGIIDHETGTRDIRRLGGLMYVMPISFTIALIGSFSMAGLPPFNGFLSKEMFFTAVNDLLSAEIFHLDTFGILFPVLAWIASIFTFVYSMILVFRTFTGKYRREKLSRKPHEAPIGMLISPIILASFVIIIFLFPNVFSRYLLKPAFVSVLPMFTLPQVGIDVRAWHGWNMELLMTIGVIIIGTYLFITMNRWIGLFRSYPESLTLNYMYEKLRETFEHRSASVTNRYMTGSIRHYFIYIFTFFIIVMSTLAFWLHGLQFDFSNNHPITIYDIGLVIGIVITAFTVLLTNHRITAIVSLSVLGYFVMMFFVIFRAPDLALTQMVVETVTTVLFLLCFYHLPKLQKSVERMKWNGTNVIIAIATGVVVTTLTLLSNSHKLYDSISSFFENAYELAGAKNIVNAILVDFRGFDTMLEISVLCIAGLGVYTLIRLQTKGSDRKDEAK, encoded by the coding sequence TTGAATTCAATATCTATTCTTGTTTTTCTTCCGTTTTTCGCTGCGATTTGTATTCCGTTAATTTATAAATTCCTTCGTAGGAAAATTCATTTAGGTTGGTTTGTTTTAATTGTACCTATTATTATTTTCCTGCAAATTATCCGCAAAGTCACGTCTGTTGCATCAGGTGATACGTTCCTCGAAACGATTTCGTGGCTTCCTTCTATTGGCATTAACTTAGTGTTTTATGTTGATGGGTTAGCCTTATTGTTTGGTCTACTTATTTCAGGTATAGGGATGCTCGTCATATTGTATTCGATTTTCTACTTATCAAAAGTTAGGGAAGAACTGCATAACTTTTATTTTTATTTAATGCTCTTCATGGGGGCGATGTTGGGACTCGTATTCTCAGATAACCTATTTGTTTTATATGGATTTTGGGAATTAACAAGTATATCGTCCTTCTTGTTAATTGCTTATTGGTATGAGCGGAAATCATCAAGAAATGGTGCGTTAAAGTCATTGATGATTACCGTTTTTGGCGGGCTATGTATGTTAGCGGGCTTTGTATTACTTGCAAACATGGCGGACACATACAGTATTCGAGAATTGATTCATCATGTCGCTGCGATTAAAAATCATGTTCTATATGTTCCCGCACTTATTTGCATTCTTTTAGGGGCATTTACAAAATCTGCGCAGTTTCCATTTGGAATTTGGCTACCGGATGCAATGGAAGCTCCGACACCAGTCAGTGCTTATCTTCACTCCGCAACAATGGTGAAGGCAGGAATCTATTTAGTTGCCCGATTGACACCAGTGTTTGCTGGAAGTGCTACATGGTTTTGGCTCGTGTCTGGAATTGGAATAATTACTTTGCTATATGGATCAATTACAGCTGTTCGCCAAACAGACTTAAAGGCACTTTTAGCTTACTCTACAATAAGTCAATTAGGATTAATTATGTCCCTATTAGGGTTAGGGTCATTGGCCTTTACTTATCAACCAGATGATCAAAAGGCTGTGTACTTTTCCGTAGCCATTTTCGCGGCAATCTTCCACTTATTCAATCATTCGACGTTTAAAGGAAGTTTATTTATGGTTGTTGGAATTATCGATCATGAAACCGGAACAAGGGATATTAGGCGACTTGGTGGTTTAATGTATGTAATGCCAATTTCCTTTACCATTGCCTTAATTGGTAGTTTTTCAATGGCGGGATTGCCTCCTTTTAATGGCTTTTTAAGTAAAGAAATGTTTTTCACCGCTGTTAATGATTTACTGTCTGCGGAAATTTTCCACTTAGATACTTTCGGTATTTTATTTCCAGTGTTGGCATGGATAGCAAGTATTTTTACCTTTGTATATTCAATGATTCTCGTTTTTAGGACATTTACCGGGAAATATCGACGGGAAAAGTTGAGTCGAAAACCACACGAAGCACCAATCGGAATGTTAATTTCACCGATTATTTTAGCATCGTTTGTGATCATTATTTTTCTATTTCCAAATGTCTTTTCTCGATATTTATTAAAGCCAGCATTTGTATCGGTGTTGCCAATGTTTACTCTTCCGCAGGTTGGGATTGATGTGCGCGCTTGGCATGGGTGGAATATGGAGCTATTAATGACAATTGGCGTCATTATCATAGGGACTTACCTATTTATTACGATGAACCGCTGGATTGGTCTCTTTCGAAGTTACCCTGAATCGCTCACATTGAACTATATGTATGAAAAATTGAGAGAAACGTTTGAGCATCGTTCTGCTTCAGTAACAAATCGTTATATGACGGGATCAATTCGACATTATTTCATCTATATATTTACCTTTTTTATTATTGTCATGAGTACGCTAGCCTTTTGGTTACATGGGTTACAATTTGATTTTTCCAATAATCATCCAATAACGATTTATGATATTGGCTTAGTCATTGGTATCGTCATCACAGCTTTTACTGTTTTATTAACGAATCATCGAATTACAGCCATTGTTTCGTTAAGTGTATTAGGTTATTTTGTTATGATGTTTTTCGTTATTTTTCGAGCACCTGACCTCGCATTGACACAAATGGTTGTAGAAACTGTAACAACTGTCTTATTTTTACTTTGTTTTTACCATTTACCGAAGTTACAAAAAAGTGTTGAACGAATGAAATGGAATGGAACGAACGTAATCATTGCCATTGCGACAGGTGTTGTTGTGACAACATTGACTTTACTAAGCAATAGTCATAAATTATATGATTCTATCTCAAGCTTTTTTGAAAATGCATATGAATTAGCTGGGGCGAAAAATATCGTTAACGCTATATTAGTGGATTTCCGTGGCTTTGATACAATGCTTGAAATATCCGTACTATGTATTGCGGGGTTAGGTGTTTATACACTCATTCGGTTACAAACGAAAGGAAGTGATCGTAAAGATGAAGCAAAATGA
- a CDS encoding tyrosine-type recombinase/integrase: MEYVNPIKNIDKIQAMKRILRKTSLRDLLLFVIGINTGIKLQDLLHLKVNDVWEENEMKEFLFLQVEKDEEVKAYYLNGRIEEVLREYLAYHQLKPDDYLFKSKKNDQPITRQQAYRIINHAAKEAGILEKIGTHTLRKTFGYHAYRKGVAISIIKGLFNQHSTTETLKYIGINKSEKPIIKVDVNL; encoded by the coding sequence ATGGAATATGTAAATCCGATTAAAAACATCGATAAGATTCAGGCAATGAAACGAATATTACGGAAAACATCGTTACGTGATTTATTACTTTTTGTAATTGGCATTAATACAGGTATTAAATTACAAGACTTACTACATTTAAAAGTGAACGATGTATGGGAAGAAAACGAAATGAAAGAGTTTCTATTTTTGCAAGTAGAAAAGGACGAAGAAGTGAAGGCCTATTACTTAAATGGCCGAATCGAGGAAGTGTTAAGGGAATATCTTGCTTATCATCAATTAAAACCCGATGATTATCTCTTTAAATCAAAGAAAAATGACCAACCCATTACACGACAGCAAGCATACCGGATTATTAATCACGCGGCTAAAGAAGCAGGAATCCTTGAGAAAATTGGAACCCATACTCTTCGGAAAACATTCGGCTATCATGCTTATCGTAAAGGGGTGGCCATATCAATTATAAAGGGATTGTTTAACCAACACTCAACAACAGAAACGTTAAAGTACATTGGCATAAATAAAAGTGAAAAACCAATAATAAAAGTTGATGTGAATTTATAA